Below is a genomic region from Actinoallomurus bryophytorum.
TCCGAACGACCACAGCCATGACAACGAGAATTCGAACCCGGGTAACACCACGTCGCCGCACCTGAACGTCGCGTGGGAAAGGCACATATCGTTCAACACGCCGCCCAAGGAGATCACCGAGGACGCCTCCGGCATGCCCGGAGCCCCTCCGGGCAGTGAGCCCGACGCCGAAGACTTCAGTATCAATCTGCAGCGGGTCGGCACGCAGGTGGACTCCATGCTGGGCGTCTCGCGTGAACTCGTCACCGAGTACGAGACGTTGAGGGCCAAGGTCCTGGGATCCGAGAGCACCGTCTTCGGCCAGAACACCCATGCACGCGCTCAGACCTACCAGGGATATACCACGTTCGACAGCGGCTACAGCGACCAACCCTCGGGATGGGTCGCACCGGCGAAGGATTTCGCGGCGAAAATGAATCCGGCGCAAGAGAAAACGCTGCAGAGCATCGGCGCCGCGCTCGAACTCGTCGGTGAATACATCGCTCTGGTGAACCACTCGGGCCAGATCTACGCGCAGGCCGACCGGAGCTCGTATTTCCCCGATCCTCCGCCCAAGGGCGTAACCGGCTGACTGTCTTGACGGCATCCGATTCGACGGAGGAGGTGCGGTATGCCGAGTGAAACAGAGGCCGCCGGAACAGAGTTCGGCGTGAATCTGGCGAGTCTGCACAATGCCATCGGGACGGTACAGGACGCATCCGACAACATCTCTTTCTCGGTGGAACAGATCGAGGTGAGGATGCAAAATCTGTCCGCGTACTGGCACAGTCCGGCGTTCACCAGCTTCGAGGAGGTCCACACGTGGTTTCACCGTGCGTCGACCGACCTGACGGACCTCCTCACTGAACTCATCTCCCGTATGCAGACGGCATATGAGAACTACAGCAGCGCCGAATGGACGAACACGAAGAACATGACTCCCGACGGAGGCGCTTCCTGATGGCCGGATCGAATGCGAACTACGACACCGAGACGATCTCCATCGGATCGTGGGGCATTCACGAGGGCGGCAGGAGGATCAAAGACCTGGGTGACGACATCGCGGACGCCACCGATCGCATCCTGAAAACGCTGAACTCCCTGATGCTGGACAGCTGGCTGGGGACCACCCAGCAGGAGGCCGAGGATTTCAGTAATCGCTGGCTCGCGGTCATGAAAGAGATCTTTGGCACCGAGGCCGAGCCGGGCGCGGGTGTGCTCAACGCCATCGTCGCGGGCATCGGCACCGCCGGCGACAACTACAGCAGGGCCGACAACGGGCTCCTCGACGTGTGGACGAAGTTCGCCGCCGCGATGCCCACCAGCGGCGGCGGCAACAACGCGCCGTCGACGGACGTGCCACCGGACCAGATGGACACGAACAAGACCGCGATCACGGCCGACTACTGACGCCTGGTCACGATCACCGTGCGTCGCCGCCTGAACCACTCATCCGAGAACCTCGAGGAGGACGGTCATGGCCATCGTTGACTGGCACTACTACCTCGGCGAACTCGACCTAGACGCCATTTACGACCTGGGCAACGAGTGGATCAAGTTCGGGGACTCGCTCTACAACGGGCAGTTCAAGCTGAACGACAGTGTCGCCGAGTTCCGCTGGTCCGGGGCCGCCGGCCGCGCCGCCTCCGACACGTGGGGCGACCACATGTCGGTCGTCATGAACAACGCCGCCGACGCCGCGTGGAAGATCGGCGAGGCCATCAACGCGTACGGCGACAACATCAAGAGCATCGCCCAGCAACGGGCCGAGCACGACACCCAGGCTTTCCTCGCCAACCTCATCGGCGCCATCATCGGCGCCCTGCTCCCGTTCGCCTTCAAAGGGCTCACCGCGCTCTTTCCGGCGCTGGCCGGCCTCATGGCCGGCATGGCCAAGGTGATCGATCAGATCGCCACGAGATTCGGAGCCATGGCCGCAGCCGCCGCCGAGTTCGCCGCCGGCGCGGTCGTCGGTAGCGTCACCACCTTCGGTATCGACATGACGTCCACGGGCCTGGCCAGCGCCATCACGGGCCAACCCTTCTCCGTCGACTGGGGTCAAGAGGGGATGAACGTCGGCATCGGCGCGGGACTCGGCGGCACTCTCGGCGCCGGCTTCGGTCAGATCGACAGAGAGAACCGGTTCAACGGGGTCAGTGTTCCGGCCACGGGCGGGTCCAATGTGACCCCCGAGACTCCGGGGAACGGTAAGACGGGCGACTTCAGTGGTTCGGGCTCCGGGAAGTCGGTCACCGGCGGCCCACCGCCGATCACCCCGCGAACCCAGGGACTCGCGCCAGAGAAGAGCGCGCCGGGTTCGTCGGGCGGCAAAAACCTCGCGGACGGGCAGGCGTTGCCGGTGAACGGCGCCCCGAAGGGCTCGGGCTCAGGCGAGACCTTCACGGCCGGCCGCTCCGCGCCCGACAACCCCCCGCCCACGGAGACGAAGGCATCAGGGAACGGTTCGGGTGGCCGCCAGGGAACGGACATTCCGGCGCCGGTCTCTCAGCCGCCGGTGAGTGAGAAGACGTCGTCAGGCGGCTCCGGTTCCGGGTCGAGTGAGACCCTCGGATCGGGGAGCGGGCGAGCGGCCGCGGTGAACGGGGCTCCGCCTGTGGAGGTGAAGGCTTCGGGCGGTTCCGGTGGTTCCGGCGGCCGCGGCGGGGGTGATTCCGTCTCGTCCGATGCGGCGAAACAGAGTGGTTCCGGGTCGCGCACCCTGAAGACGCCAGGAGAGACGCCGGTCAAGACGGACGGCGACGTGCCGCCGGTGGCCCCACCCTCCTCCGATCACGCGACGTCGTCTCCCGCCCTGGCCGAGTCCCGCCAGGGCGTGCAGCCCGGCGTCCGTCCGGCGCGTGCGGCCGGGGACCCGCCCCCCGGGGTGCCGCCACGGTCAGCCGATCCGGGCGGTTCGAACTCGGGCGAAGGCCACGGTTCCGGGACAGGGCCCAAGGAGCCGGGCAAAGAGGTCGGCTCGACGGGCACGAAGCAAAACCGTTTCGCGGTCCCGCCGGATCGCGAGTCGACCTCGTCGGGTCCCGCGACCGCGGGCCGCTCCGGTGGGAAGAGCGCTGCCGGGTCCGGTGATGGTTCGGCGTTCAAGGGTCCTGGCAACCGGTTGGGTGGCGAGATCGGTAGTCCGTCGGGTGCGCGTCCGGGGGAGACGTGGGGGTGGGTGCGTTACAAGAGTGGGGAGGACGGCGCTGCTGTGGCTGGGCCGGCGAAGGCGTGGCCCCAGGGGAAGGTGGTGGAGCTGAAGGATCTACCGGCGGATCGGGACGGGAATGGCGGTTCTTCTTCGGCCAAGGGTTCGGGGCCGGCGTTCACGGGCCCTGGTCATCGTCTAGGCCAGGGGTCCAATGATCGGCCTGGTTTGAAGTCGGATGAGTCGTGGGCCGAGCTGAATGAAAAGCGTTTGGGGCGGTTTGAGGCCGACGGTTCTGTTCCGGGTCCGGCGAAGGCGTGGCCGCGGGGGAGGACGGCGGGGCTGAAGGATTTGCCGGCGGATTCGGAGAAGGGTGCCCCGGCGTCGGGTGGTAAGGGTTCGGGGTTTGAGGGTTCTGGTCATCGGTTGGGTGGTGGGGGTGGTAGTCCGTCGGGTGCGCGTCCGGGGGAGACGTGGGGGTGGGTGCGTTATAAGCGTGGCGAGGACGGTGCCGCCGTCGTTGGTCCGGCGAAGGCGTGGCCGCGGGGGAAGGTGGTGGAGCTGAAGGATCTACCGGCGGATGCGGACGGGGATGGCGGTTCTTCTTCGGCCAAGGGTTCGGGGTTTGAGGGTTCTGGTCATCGGTTGGGTGGTGGGGGTGGTAGTCCGTCGGGTGCGCGTCCGGGGGAGACGTGGGGGTGGGTGCGTTATAAGCGTGGCGAGGACGGTGCCGCTGTCGCTGGTCCGGCGAAGGCCTGGCCGCGGGGCAGGATGGCGGGGCTGAAGGATTTGCCGGCGGATTCGGAGAAGAGTGTTCCGGCGTCGGGTGGTAAGGGTTCGGGGTTTGAGGGTTCTGGTCATCGGTTGGGTGGTGGGGGTGGTAGTCCGTCGGGTGCGCGTCCGGGGGAGACGTGGGGGTGGGTGCGTTATAAGCGTGGCGAGGACGGTGCCGCCATCGTTGGTCCGGCGAAGGCCTGGCTGCGGGGAAAGGTGACGGAGTTCAAGGACCTGCCGGCGGGCTCGGACAACGGCGGGCGTCCCTATTCGGTCTTCAACGCCAAGAGAGCAAATGATGACCCGGGCTTCAAAGGCCCCGGTACTCGCCTTGGCCGTGACGGGACGAGTGAACGCGCCGCTCCCGGCGGGAACAAGACGTGGGCCGAACTGGACGACGCTCGGTTGAAGCGTGCCGAGGACGGCACCGCCGCGGTGCGACCGGTGAAGCCGCAGAAGCCGGCCACGACGCGCCAGTTCAAAGATCTGGCATCGGAGTCGGGCACAGGCGGCGGATCCTCCGAGTCCGGGCGTGGCACGACGGCCAACCGAAACGGCAACGGCAGCTCCACGATGCTTGAGCAGCCAAAGTCCAAGTCGCAGCCGAAGCCGCAGAGTTCCCCGTCCGAGGAGCCGAAGGCCGGTACCCAGGAGTCGAAGTCTCAGGAATCGGAGCCCCGGTCTGCGGGGCGGGAGCCGGCGAAGCAGGGGCATTCAAAGCAGCCTGCGCCGAAAACGGATTCAGCGCCGAAGAAGACATCTCCTTCGCGTGTGCAGGTGCGGGTGGGTGAGTCGTTTGAGCGGGCGGATCGGATTCTTGATTCGTTGGCTGGGCCGCGGGGTGCTTTTGAGGCGCCGAGGGATTATGCGGGTTTTCGTGTGGAGGTGGCTCGTGTCATTCGGGAGGAGGGGGCGGAGAAGGCGAATGCTTATGTGAAGGGGGAGTTGACCGAGAAGGCGGCGTCTGCTCCTGCGCGTGTGGTGGATCGTTCGGCTCAGGTGCGGGTGGGTGAGTCGTTTGAGCGGGCGGATCGGATTCTTGATTCGTTGGCTGGGCCGCGGGGTGCTTTTGAGGCGCCGAGGGATTATGCGGGTTTTCGTGTGGAGGTGGCTCGTGTCATTCGGGAGGAGGGGGCGGAGAAGGCGAATGCTTATGTGAAGGAGGAGTTGACCGAGAAGACGTCGCCCCCACGTGCACCGGAAGCGTCCGCCGAACGGAGCGGGAGCCCGCAGGTCACGTCGGGGCGGGAGACCGACGGCTTTGGCCCGCCGCGGTCCGGGCGCGTCACCACGTCGCCCGGGACGCGGCCGCAGCTCCAGTCAGGGTTCGGTACGCGACAACGGACCGCCGGCTCCGAGAGCACGCACGTATGGCCGCCGACGGACGAAAAGCCGCTGGTGGTGGCCGGGTGGGTCCTGCCGTCCGATGGCGTGATCGCTATTCCCGGGCTGCCTCGGCCGATGAACCCGGCAGAGCTCGCCGCGTGGATCCGCGGTCGCCCGGGCTACTCGCCGGGCACGCCCGTGGTCTTGCTGGCTCCGGACGCGCGTTCGTTCGCGTCCGCGCTCGCGCGGCGGCTCGGCGCGGACGTGACCGGGCCGTGGGGCCACTTCGTTCCCCGGTCCTCCGGTGAGCTCGCGGCCGGAAGGCTCGAGACCGGGCCGGACGGCGAACCGAGGTTCGTCGCCGAGTCCTACGATCGCTGGCATACCTACACCCCGCGTGGTGAGGTCTTCGACCGGGGCGAGGTCCTTCCGGGCGGTAGTGACATCACGACCGCCGGTCGGGCGGCCTCGGGGACGAGCGAACATCCGTCGGCGAGCTGGTGGTGGACCGTACGTCCCAAGGAGACCGACGAGGCGCCTGAGGGACGGGTCACCGGCGCGCCGAAGAAGGCCGCGCCTTCGGACGCAGATCCGGCATCGACGCAGAACGAGCCCCGTCCGGTGACCGGCGGCAGGGAGCGATCCGGCACCCGGACGTCGATCGATCAATCGTCCACGAGCGAACCCCGCAGGCCCGTCGCGCCGGCCGAGCCACGAGAGCCGGCGCGGCGCACCGATGCACGCCGGCCGGAAGGCGAGCGGTCGCCCAGGGACGTGGACGACCAGGTGTCCCCGAGGCCGGGCAGTGATCGGCTGGTCGTCGTGGGCAAAGTCCTGCCCGCCGACGGCACGATCGTCGTCCCCGGCCGGCTCCGGGGGATGACACCGGCCGCGTTCGTGGCGTGGGTCAAGAGCCGGCCGGAGTACGAATCCGGTGTACCGCTGCTCCTGGTGGCCAAAGACGCTCGCTCGTTCGCCCCGGCCGTCGCATCCCTGCTCGGCGTGCCGGTGACCGCACCGTGGGGCGCCGTCACCCCCCTCCCCTCCGGTCACCTGCTCGCCGCGACGCCAGAGAGCGACCCGGACGGCGCGCTGCGGCTCGCCAACGAGTGGTACGACGCCTTTCACACGTACGAGCCCGACGGTCAGGTCACCGAGCTGGGCCAGATCCTCCCGACCACCCGGCCGCTGCCGCTCGACGAAATGGCGGCCGCGGTCGAGGCGGGGGATCCGATGGTGGTCTGGCGGGCACCGGCCGTGGCCGAGCAGCCGGAGAGCGGATCACACCTGGCTCCCGCGGACCGCGAGCCAGGTCCACCGGCACGGAACACGCGGAGCCGCGGCGATGCGAGCAGTGGGGCGGCCACTCAGACGATCCCAGTCCCCGGCAGGGCGAGTGACGAACCGACCCGTACCGCCGTCGATGGCCGCTCGGTCCCGGTCCCCGGCGGACGCATGTCAGGGGCGACGGTGGCGGCACGTCTGGTGGAGATGCCACCCGCCGAGCGGGGACCGGAGCTGGAGTTCATGACACCGGCGATGCGCCGGTCCTTCGCGGTGGATCGAGAGTTCGTCGGTGTCCTGGCCGATGCGGGGCTGTCCGGCAGGGAGTTCGCGTCGATCGCGGCACCCCTGCTGATCGAGATACCGAGGGGCGTCGAGCAACCGGTGTCGGCGCGTCGCGGGCTCGAGGCGATTCTGACGCGGATGCTGGTCAATCCGGAGGTTGCCAAGAACGTCCTGCTCAGCGGCGCGCAAGTGTGGGTGATTCCAAGAAACGAATCGTTGACCTCGCTGCCGCCGTGGCACGCTCGTGCCGGTACGGACGACGGGCTCCGCGGCATCTCGATCCGGAACTCCGGGATGACCGCCGTCTCCGAGGAGAACCTTCTCGGCGAGGAGCGGTCGATCGGCGACGGCCCCGGCCACGACGAGGGCTACTCGTCGGTGACACACGAGATCGCGCATCTCATCTACAACGTCGGGCTGACCGATGCGCAGCGGCAGCAGATCACCGATTGGTACGGCCGGAAACTGCGTCTGTCGCAACAGGGCTCCGACACGATCTGGCCGGACGGCCGTTACCAGGACACGAACCGGCCCGGCGAGACGAATTACTCCGCCACGAACGAACGTGAGTTCTTCGCGCAGCTCGTCAACGTCTATCTGGGTACGAACACCGGGTTCGACCCGGCCACCTATCTGCACCGTAACAACGGCCCGGCCTACGTCGAGCAGCACGAAGGCCCGCTGGCCGGACTCCTGCAATCGATCTTCGACGGGCCGGAACCCGTGACGAACGCGAATCCGGTGGGAGAGACCCGGGCGGGCAACGAGTTCTACAGCGGCTACCGGTCTTTCTGGGCCGCGATCGAGCGGACCGGCGAAGACTACGTCACCGCGGCCACCAGTCTCTGGCAGACCATACGAGCCGGTCTGGGCAGGACGTTCTCGGGCGCGACGCCGGACGGTGCCGACACGGGGCGGTCACGGCCCTCCGGATCCACGACTGTGCCGACCCCGTCCCGTTCGGCGGCCGAGACTAGCGCCGCCGGGCATGACCGCGCCATGAGCGACCTGTCGGCGACGGAAGAGGCGGAACGCCTGGCCGCATTGCCCGCGGATGAGCGTCTGCAGGCGCTGCGCGCGTTGCCGGAGGAGCGGCGGGACGCACTCGCGCTGGACCCGGAGTTCTTCCAGCGGATTCGCGCCTTGCTTCCGACGGGGTTCGCGGATGTCGCCGCCGCCTTGATGATTCAGATTCCGGAGGGGGTGGAGCAGCCCGCGACCGCCCGGTATCGGTTGCAGTCGATTCTCGCCACGATGCTGGGTGATCCGGATGTGGCCGGGAGGTTGCTGAGCCGGCAGGTCCGGGTGGTGGTCATTCCGAAGAGCCAGGCGTTGACGTCGCTGGCACCGTGGCGTGATCTGGCCGGCAAGTCGTTCAACAACCGTCACGACATGACGTGGGACGACGTTCGGGGCGCGGGTGCGACATCGGACCGTCCGGTCACCGCGGTGGCCGAGGAGAATCTGGTCGGCGAGGCGAACGTCGTGGGTGGGACCGGTTCGGCACATCCGCCGGGTTACTCCACGGTGGTGCACGAGATCGCGCACTCGATTCACCTCCTCGGGCTGAGTGAGGAGGACCAGCGGACGATCCTCAGGTCGTGGCAGGCGAAGTGGGAGGCGGAACGGGCCGGCGGGCCGGTGGCATGGCCGGACGGGCTGTTGCGGACGTCCGGAGACGTCAATCACTCGGCCACCGACGATCGCGAGTACTTCGCACAGGCCGTCAACACCTATCTGGGGGTGAACAAGGGGTTCGACGGCAACACGAAGTCGCGGCGCAACAACGGGCTGAAGTGGATCCAGGAGCACGAGAAGTCGTTGCTGCCGATACTGCAGCGCACCTTCGGCAACAAGCCGGCCATCTCCATTCCGGTCAACCCGGTCGGTGGTCCCGAGGCAGTGATCGAGGGTGCCGTTCAGGACTTCTGGCGGAGCGTCGAGACGAGTTCCGCTCCCGCCCCGGCACGGAAGCGCGCGGCTCCGGAGGCACCGGGAACGCGGAAACGGCCATCGCTCGGCTCGGGCTCCGGGCTCGGCCAGGTCATCGACCTGGGGAACGGGGTACGGGCGAACGGCCTGTACCGCGCGCTGGCGGGCGAGCCTCGGCCGAGAACGGCCGCGGACTACCAGACGTTCCTGAGCGACAGCGTCGATGGTAGGCGGCCCCTGTCGTTCGTGGTGAACATCATTCTTCCGGCAGGTGAGGTCGGCAGGATCCCCGAGGTCATCGACGCGGTGATGACCGGGTACGACGGGCCGCCGGGCCGGGTCGCCTTCGTGTTCGGTGTGAATCAGCAGGGCGTCCCTGGGGCCGGCCTGCCGGCGCGGGTGTCCAATCAGATCAACAGGATCCTCGGCTCTCTGACGTATCCGGCGGCCGTCGTGGGCAGCGTGTTCGCCCGGGAGTTCCGCCCGGGGACGATGCGCAACGAGGTGTTGTCCTCATCGGCGACGAGGGCGTTGGTGGAAGGGTTCGTCGCGGCGGGGACCCATCCCTACATCTCGGTTCAAGATTTCGACCAAGGTGCCCGTACGGTCCCCTCCGGGAAGCACGTCTTCCAGCACTTCGATGACAAACTGCAGGTCGCTGGAGGGGTGGACCGCCCGGTGATGATGGCGGGCGGCTACCGGGTTTCGCCGGACATGGAAGCCAAGCCCGGTCTGCGCGATGCCGTTCTGGAGGACATGCGGACCCGCGACCAGCTGGCCGCGATTCATCCGTTGCTGCCGTACGCGCCCGAGCCGAACCTGTTCTTCGACGGAACTCTCCTCTCGGTGGAGGGAACAGAGATCCGGTTCGGCGACGGTGGAGCCGAGTTCGGCCGGCTGGCGGAGACATTGAACACCGCCTACGCGGCCGAACTGTCGCTCGCGCACAGTACCGACGAGGACGGTCGCGAGGCCG
It encodes:
- a CDS encoding WXG100 family type VII secretion target gives rise to the protein MPSETEAAGTEFGVNLASLHNAIGTVQDASDNISFSVEQIEVRMQNLSAYWHSPAFTSFEEVHTWFHRASTDLTDLLTELISRMQTAYENYSSAEWTNTKNMTPDGGAS